One stretch of Amycolatopsis sp. NBC_00345 DNA includes these proteins:
- a CDS encoding MarR family winged helix-turn-helix transcriptional regulator, translated as MRGDDAFLTRIATVSRRLKSETERRLRAHGVHAGQQFILGCLWERDGLTPGQIATRIGVEAPTVTRAVQRMTTSGLVRSDPDERDGRRVRIWLTRKGERLRGVVPGVSRGLQEEALSLLSSEERVTLNDLLGRVDRALGG; from the coding sequence ATGCGAGGCGACGACGCGTTCCTCACCCGGATCGCGACCGTGTCGCGCCGGCTCAAGAGCGAGACCGAGCGGCGCTTGCGGGCGCACGGCGTGCACGCCGGGCAGCAGTTCATCCTGGGCTGCCTGTGGGAGCGCGACGGCCTGACCCCGGGCCAGATCGCCACGCGCATCGGCGTGGAGGCACCGACGGTCACCCGTGCGGTCCAGCGCATGACGACAAGTGGCCTCGTCCGCAGTGACCCGGACGAGCGCGACGGCCGCCGGGTGCGCATCTGGTTGACCCGTAAGGGCGAACGTCTGCGCGGCGTGGTCCCCGGCGTCAGCCGCGGGCTGCAGGAGGAGGCGCTTTCCCTGCTGTCGTCGGAGGAACGCGTTACACTGAATGACCTGCTCGGCCGCGTCGACCGCGCGCTCGGCGGCTGA
- a CDS encoding RNA polymerase subunit sigma-70, with protein MDDGFGELLERHRREIRVHCYRMSGSFEEAEDLTQEAFLRAWKGRASFEGRASVRTWLYRIATNVCLDALARRPRRALPDELTPAADPYAGELAALDRPWLGPFPDRLLDAAAPDDTGAAVVERETIELAFLAAIQLLPPRQRAALVLRDVLDWSAKDTAALLETSVASANSALQRARETLRSRLPARRADWSAPAATTAGETALLRRFVAAYESADLSAVVELLREDARAVMPPFPLWFDSRARIVAALSTSFDAESPYFTGRFRMVPIRANRSPAVATYVCRRGENEFRRFGVTVLTVEHGLVTAMAAFETPSFAPYGLPETLRG; from the coding sequence GTGGACGACGGGTTCGGCGAACTGCTGGAGCGGCACCGCCGTGAGATCCGGGTGCACTGCTACCGGATGAGCGGTTCGTTCGAGGAGGCCGAAGACCTGACGCAGGAGGCGTTCCTGCGGGCGTGGAAGGGCCGGGCCTCGTTCGAGGGCCGGGCGAGCGTGCGGACGTGGCTGTACCGGATCGCCACCAACGTCTGCCTCGACGCGCTCGCCCGGCGCCCCCGCCGGGCGCTGCCCGATGAGCTGACTCCCGCAGCCGACCCGTACGCCGGGGAACTGGCCGCGCTGGACCGGCCGTGGCTCGGGCCGTTCCCCGACCGCCTGCTGGACGCCGCGGCGCCGGACGACACCGGCGCCGCGGTCGTCGAGCGGGAGACGATCGAGCTGGCGTTCCTCGCCGCGATCCAGCTCCTGCCGCCGCGCCAGCGGGCCGCGCTGGTACTGCGGGACGTGCTCGACTGGTCGGCCAAGGACACCGCGGCGCTGCTGGAGACTTCGGTGGCGTCGGCCAACAGCGCGCTGCAGCGGGCGCGGGAGACGCTGCGTTCGCGGCTGCCCGCCCGGCGCGCCGACTGGTCCGCGCCGGCGGCGACCACGGCCGGGGAAACGGCTCTGCTGCGCCGATTCGTCGCCGCGTACGAGTCCGCGGACCTGAGCGCCGTCGTCGAGTTGCTCCGCGAGGACGCCCGCGCGGTCATGCCGCCGTTCCCGCTGTGGTTCGACAGCCGGGCCCGGATCGTCGCGGCGCTGTCGACGAGTTTCGACGCGGAGTCGCCGTACTTCACCGGCCGCTTCCGGATGGTGCCGATCCGGGCGAACCGGTCCCCGGCAGTGGCCACTTACGTGTGCCGCCGCGGCGAAAACGAGTTCCGCCGTTTCGGTGTCACAGTGCTCACGGTCGAGCACGGGCTGGTGACCGCGATGGCCGCGTTCGAGACGCCTTCGTTCGCGCCTTACGGCCTGCCGGAAACACTCCGGGGATGA
- a CDS encoding bile acid:sodium symporter family protein — MAKLRIDPFIAAILGTVGIASLLPASGGTATGFGIASNVAVGLLFFLYGARLSGQEALDGLRHWRLHVTVLAATFVLFPLLGLATSVLSPGLLTSPLYTGVLFLCLLPSTVQSSIAFTSIAKGNVAAAICSASVSNLLGIVVTPLLVAVLLSSDGPGISGSAVLNIVLQLLVPFVAGQLARRWIGAWIRQHSAPLKLVDRGSILLVVYTAFSAGMTEGIWHQLDIGPLLVLLGVCVVLLGVVLAVTGAGAKLLGFDRADRITILFCGSKKSLASGLPMATVLFGHAQVGLIVLPLMLFHQIQLIVCAALARRYAREAAADEPGELVTA; from the coding sequence ATGGCCAAGCTCCGGATCGACCCGTTCATCGCGGCCATTCTCGGCACCGTCGGCATCGCGTCGCTGCTGCCCGCGTCCGGCGGGACCGCGACCGGCTTCGGGATCGCGTCGAACGTCGCCGTGGGCCTGCTGTTCTTCCTCTACGGCGCCCGGCTCTCCGGCCAGGAGGCACTCGACGGGCTCCGCCACTGGCGCCTGCACGTCACCGTGCTGGCCGCGACGTTCGTGCTCTTCCCGCTGCTCGGCCTCGCCACCTCCGTGCTCTCGCCCGGCCTGCTGACCAGCCCGCTCTACACCGGCGTGCTGTTCCTTTGCCTGCTGCCCTCGACCGTGCAGTCCTCGATCGCGTTCACCTCGATCGCGAAGGGCAACGTCGCCGCGGCCATCTGCAGCGCGTCGGTGTCGAACCTGCTCGGCATCGTGGTGACGCCGCTGCTGGTCGCGGTGCTGCTGTCGAGCGACGGCCCCGGCATCAGCGGCTCGGCGGTGCTGAACATCGTGCTGCAGCTGCTGGTGCCGTTCGTCGCCGGCCAGCTCGCCCGGCGCTGGATCGGCGCCTGGATCAGGCAGCACTCGGCGCCGCTGAAGCTGGTGGACCGGGGCTCGATCCTGCTCGTCGTCTACACCGCGTTCAGCGCGGGCATGACCGAGGGCATCTGGCACCAGCTGGACATCGGCCCGTTGCTGGTGCTGCTCGGGGTGTGCGTGGTGCTGCTCGGCGTCGTGCTCGCCGTGACCGGCGCCGGCGCGAAGCTGCTCGGCTTCGACCGCGCCGACCGGATCACGATCCTGTTCTGCGGCTCGAAGAAGAGCCTGGCCAGCGGGCTGCCGATGGCCACCGTGCTGTTCGGCCACGCGCAGGTCGGGCTGATCGTGCTGCCGCTGATGCTGTTCCACCAGATCCAGCTGATCGTCTGCGCCGCGCTGGCCCGGCGTTACGCCCGGGAGGCGGCCGCCGACGAGCCGGGAGAACTCGTCACGGCCTGA
- a CDS encoding LysR family transcriptional regulator — protein sequence MLDPRLCRSFLAVAETRSFTAAARRLGVGQPTVSQHIRRLEGEAGGLLFARDTHAVDLTARGQAMLGFAQTIVDTEERAARHFRGVEVRGRVRFGCSEDFALGVLPEILRRLRRSHPLVDVELHVELSDVLAQRIAEGRLDLVLGKRRPGTGHGPPLRREPLVWIGSEATVLEPGQPVPLVQYPMPSVTRQLAVEALERAGLEWRAACLTSSLTGLRAAAAAGLGVTAHARSLVPADLVALPGSLGLPDPGEVEFMLLSRDGAEGPAQALADFVRAKLGADS from the coding sequence ATGCTGGATCCCCGTCTGTGCCGCTCCTTCCTCGCGGTGGCCGAAACCCGCAGCTTCACGGCCGCGGCGCGCCGGCTGGGTGTGGGCCAGCCCACAGTCAGCCAGCACATCCGGCGGCTGGAGGGCGAAGCGGGCGGGCTGCTGTTCGCGCGTGACACGCACGCGGTCGACCTCACCGCGCGGGGACAGGCGATGCTCGGCTTCGCCCAGACCATTGTGGACACCGAGGAGCGCGCGGCCCGGCACTTCCGCGGCGTGGAGGTCCGCGGGCGCGTCCGGTTCGGCTGCTCGGAGGACTTCGCGCTCGGCGTGCTGCCGGAGATCCTGCGGCGGCTGCGGCGCAGTCACCCGCTGGTGGACGTCGAGCTGCACGTGGAGCTGTCCGACGTGCTCGCCCAGCGCATCGCCGAGGGCCGGCTCGACCTGGTGCTCGGCAAACGCCGGCCCGGCACCGGCCACGGCCCGCCGCTGCGGCGCGAGCCATTGGTGTGGATCGGCTCCGAGGCCACCGTGCTGGAGCCGGGGCAGCCGGTGCCGCTGGTGCAGTACCCGATGCCGTCGGTCACGCGGCAGCTCGCGGTCGAGGCGCTGGAGCGCGCGGGCCTCGAATGGCGCGCGGCGTGCCTCACCTCGAGCCTCACCGGCCTGCGCGCCGCGGCGGCCGCCGGACTCGGCGTCACGGCCCACGCCCGCAGCCTCGTCCCGGCGGACCTCGTCGCGCTGCCCGGCAGCCTCGGCCTCCCGGACCCCGGTGAGGTCGAGTTCATGCTCCTGTCCCGCGACGGCGCGGAAGGCCCGGCTCAGGCGCTCGCGGACTTCGTGCGCGCGAAGCTCGGCGCCGACTCGTGA
- a CDS encoding TetR/AcrR family transcriptional regulator produces the protein MRQDGLERVTMRRLATELDTGPASLYVYVANMAELHGALLDELLGGLNLPGPARPAKARAILVDLLCDYTNLLVGHPSLARSVLSLWPSGPNYLRLIDSVLGLLLAEGLGRRQAAWGVDVLLQHATATAAEQGTRSESVEADGEGYRLATAIEEASAAEYPNIGLLRDEMFSGTGHQRLRWQFAALLEGIATVDDAGR, from the coding sequence ATGCGGCAGGACGGGCTGGAGCGGGTGACCATGCGCCGCTTGGCGACCGAGCTGGACACCGGCCCGGCGTCGTTGTACGTCTACGTGGCCAATATGGCCGAGCTGCACGGCGCGTTGCTCGACGAGCTGCTGGGCGGGCTGAACCTGCCCGGCCCGGCGCGGCCGGCCAAGGCCCGCGCGATCCTGGTCGACCTGCTCTGCGACTACACGAACCTGCTGGTGGGGCACCCCAGCCTCGCGCGGTCCGTGCTGTCGTTGTGGCCGTCGGGGCCGAACTACCTGCGGCTCATCGACAGCGTTCTGGGCTTGCTGCTCGCCGAGGGCCTCGGACGGCGCCAGGCGGCCTGGGGCGTCGACGTGCTGCTGCAGCACGCCACGGCGACCGCGGCCGAGCAAGGCACCCGATCCGAATCGGTCGAGGCCGACGGCGAGGGCTACCGCCTGGCCACCGCGATCGAGGAGGCCTCGGCGGCCGAGTACCCGAACATCGGCCTCCTGCGGGACGAGATGTTCTCGGGCACCGGTCACCAGCGGCTGCGCTGGCAGTTCGCCGCTCTCCTCGAAGGGATCGCCACGGTCGACGACGCCGGGCGCTGA
- a CDS encoding PepSY-associated TM helix domain-containing protein: MTTTVNDPSPSGEEPIAPPAPQVRPPRPAFAVSMLARRLHFLAGLSIAPFLAVLCLSGLAYAFTPQINDLFYAGEQSVTVQDGPVYPLSEQVRAALATRPADTLGSVVTPAAPDAATQVVLSEPGLDSAEARTVYVNPYTNHVTGDLVTVSGRPPAQQWLREFHGNLHLGEPGRLYSEFVASWLPFVVLGGLVLWIGQRRRAKRLRALFLPETGQQPGRARTRAWHGALGLWLAAGLLAVSVTGLTWSAYAGDRFDKAVAALDGKSPSLTAPPVTAPRGGQPISIDAALAIARAQGLKGAVTITPPAAEAKPFKVAETSDRLPIRKGSVAIDPYSGQVSARLGWPDYPLLAKLTALGIAAHSGTLLGLANQLVMALLALGTLVLLAFGYRMWWKRRPAGRRRAPAPPPVWRHLPWPVVAGAVVVVAAVGWAMPVFGVSLIAFIVLDGMIATVTRQRQPDSA; this comes from the coding sequence ATGACCACGACCGTCAACGACCCGTCACCGTCCGGCGAGGAGCCGATCGCGCCGCCCGCGCCGCAAGTCCGCCCCCCGCGACCCGCCTTCGCGGTGAGCATGCTGGCCCGCCGGCTGCACTTCCTCGCCGGGCTGTCGATCGCGCCGTTTCTCGCGGTGCTGTGCCTGAGCGGGCTCGCCTATGCTTTCACGCCCCAGATCAACGACCTCTTCTACGCCGGCGAGCAGTCCGTGACCGTCCAGGACGGACCGGTTTATCCCCTGTCCGAACAGGTCCGGGCCGCCTTGGCCACCCGTCCGGCGGACACGCTCGGCTCCGTCGTCACCCCCGCCGCACCGGACGCCGCGACTCAGGTCGTGCTCTCCGAACCGGGACTGGACTCGGCCGAAGCCCGCACGGTGTATGTCAATCCCTACACCAACCACGTCACGGGCGACCTCGTCACCGTCAGCGGCCGCCCGCCCGCGCAGCAGTGGCTGCGGGAGTTCCACGGCAACCTGCACCTCGGCGAACCCGGCCGGCTCTACTCGGAGTTCGTCGCCAGCTGGCTCCCGTTCGTCGTCCTGGGCGGCCTCGTCCTGTGGATCGGGCAGCGCCGCCGGGCGAAGCGGCTTCGCGCGCTATTCCTGCCGGAGACGGGGCAACAGCCCGGCCGGGCCCGCACCCGGGCCTGGCACGGCGCGCTCGGCCTGTGGCTCGCGGCCGGCCTGCTCGCGGTCAGCGTCACCGGGCTGACCTGGTCGGCCTACGCCGGTGACCGCTTCGACAAAGCGGTCGCCGCGCTCGACGGCAAGTCGCCCAGCCTGACCGCGCCCCCGGTGACCGCACCGCGTGGCGGGCAGCCGATCTCCATCGACGCCGCCTTGGCGATCGCCCGGGCCCAAGGCTTGAAAGGCGCCGTGACGATCACCCCGCCGGCCGCGGAGGCGAAGCCGTTCAAAGTCGCCGAAACGTCCGACCGCCTCCCGATCCGGAAGGGCAGCGTCGCGATCGACCCCTACTCCGGGCAGGTCAGCGCGCGCCTGGGCTGGCCGGACTACCCACTGCTCGCCAAGCTGACCGCGCTCGGCATCGCGGCGCACAGCGGCACCTTGCTCGGACTGGCCAACCAGCTCGTGATGGCCCTGCTCGCCCTCGGCACGCTGGTCCTGCTGGCGTTCGGCTACCGGATGTGGTGGAAACGCCGCCCGGCCGGCCGGCGGCGCGCACCGGCGCCGCCGCCGGTCTGGCGGCACCTCCCGTGGCCGGTGGTGGCCGGCGCCGTGGTGGTGGTCGCGGCCGTCGGCTGGGCCATGCCGGTCTTCGGGGTCAGCCTGATCGCCTTCATCGTGCTGGACGGCATGATCGCCACCGTCACGCGACAGCGGCAACCGGACAGCGCCTGA
- a CDS encoding TetR/AcrR family transcriptional regulator translates to MEPTAVTQERGPRRRLSPEDRRQEIIAATIDTVAALGYRAATFAKIAERSGLSSTRLISYHFAGRDELMQATVAQVYGQLRSQVDDQVAAASGPRAQLAAYIRAVVGFVAEHRVAMQALASVFVGFRDEMGASRTYDSDADDSAIGAVEQILRRGQDDGSFRAFDPFVLGSLVQRSVDGLPFLLETRPGLDLCAYAEELVEAFDLATRRSAAGR, encoded by the coding sequence GTGGAACCGACAGCCGTGACGCAGGAGCGAGGGCCGAGAAGGCGGTTGTCGCCGGAGGACCGGCGGCAGGAGATCATCGCCGCGACGATCGACACGGTCGCCGCGCTCGGCTACCGGGCGGCGACGTTCGCGAAGATCGCCGAACGCAGCGGGCTGAGCAGCACCCGGCTGATCTCCTACCACTTCGCCGGCCGCGACGAGCTGATGCAGGCGACGGTGGCCCAGGTCTACGGGCAGCTCCGGTCCCAGGTCGACGATCAGGTCGCCGCGGCGTCCGGGCCCCGGGCCCAGCTGGCGGCTTACATCCGGGCGGTCGTCGGGTTCGTCGCCGAACACCGCGTCGCGATGCAGGCGCTGGCCTCGGTCTTCGTGGGCTTCCGCGACGAGATGGGCGCCAGCCGCACCTACGACAGCGACGCCGACGACAGCGCGATCGGCGCCGTGGAACAGATCCTGCGCCGCGGGCAGGACGACGGCAGCTTCCGGGCGTTCGACCCGTTTGTCCTGGGGTCGCTGGTGCAGCGGTCGGTCGACGGCCTGCCGTTCCTCCTCGAAACCCGGCCCGGCCTCGACCTCTGCGCCTACGCCGAGGAACTGGTCGAGGCCTTCGACCTGGCCACCCGCCGGAGCGCGGCCGGGCGCTGA
- a CDS encoding WhiB family transcriptional regulator, translating to MELTTTGWLSRAACQDEDPELFFPISEVGPGARQVAQAKAVCARCPVREACLSYALDNGLDNGVFGGTTEVERRKLVRTRTAAAGERHRAA from the coding sequence ATGGAACTCACGACCACCGGCTGGCTGTCTCGCGCAGCCTGCCAGGACGAGGATCCGGAACTGTTCTTCCCGATCTCTGAAGTCGGGCCCGGTGCCCGGCAGGTCGCCCAGGCGAAGGCTGTCTGCGCGCGCTGCCCGGTCCGCGAGGCCTGTCTTTCCTACGCCCTCGACAACGGGCTGGACAACGGAGTCTTCGGCGGTACCACCGAGGTGGAGCGCCGAAAGCTGGTCCGCACCCGTACCGCAGCCGCCGGAGAACGGCACCGCGCCGCCTGA
- the alr gene encoding alanine racemase translates to MPGTGALTRTDRVSAVVDLDAVAANTRLIRETAGTPVMAVVKADGFGHGLVPVARAALDGGATWLGVTTLDEALELRRAEVLAPVLSWLHLPDEDFGTAIGAGVDLGVSSVEHLRAIVAAAGEAPARVHLKIDTGLSRNGAVADSWGELVDEAWRYETAGAVHVRGVWSHLHTAEDPGTVPDQVRRFETALARANRAGLRPKVRHLANSAAALALPATRYDLVRAGIALYGVEPAHPGLRPAMTLRARAVQVKRVPAGTGVSYGHDHVTTRDTTLVLVPLGFADGVPRLAGAHGAQVWFRGARHPVVGRIAMDQFVVDVGDTPAHVGDETVLFGPGDDGEPTAVEWARWAGTNPHEILTGIGPRVPRHHLRSEGALP, encoded by the coding sequence ATGCCGGGCACCGGGGCACTCACCAGAACAGACCGCGTGTCGGCGGTCGTCGACCTGGACGCCGTGGCCGCCAACACGCGGCTGATCCGCGAGACGGCGGGCACGCCGGTGATGGCCGTGGTCAAGGCGGACGGCTTCGGGCACGGGCTGGTGCCCGTCGCGCGGGCCGCGCTCGACGGCGGGGCCACGTGGCTCGGCGTGACGACCCTCGACGAGGCTCTGGAGCTGCGCCGCGCCGAGGTGCTGGCGCCGGTGCTCAGCTGGCTGCACCTGCCGGACGAGGACTTCGGGACGGCCATCGGCGCCGGCGTTGACCTGGGTGTTTCGTCGGTCGAGCACCTGCGTGCGATCGTCGCCGCGGCAGGGGAGGCGCCCGCGCGCGTGCACCTCAAGATCGACACCGGCCTTTCGCGCAACGGTGCGGTCGCCGACTCGTGGGGTGAGCTCGTCGACGAGGCGTGGCGCTACGAGACGGCGGGCGCGGTGCACGTCCGCGGCGTCTGGTCGCACCTGCACACCGCCGAGGACCCCGGCACCGTGCCGGACCAGGTGCGCCGCTTCGAAACGGCGCTGGCGCGGGCGAATCGCGCCGGGCTGCGCCCGAAGGTGCGGCACCTGGCGAATTCCGCCGCCGCGCTCGCCCTCCCGGCCACGCGGTACGACCTGGTCCGCGCCGGCATCGCCCTGTACGGCGTCGAGCCCGCGCACCCGGGGCTGCGTCCCGCGATGACCCTGCGGGCGCGGGCGGTGCAGGTCAAGCGGGTGCCGGCCGGCACCGGCGTCTCCTACGGCCACGACCACGTCACTACCCGGGACACCACGCTGGTCCTCGTGCCGCTCGGCTTCGCCGACGGCGTCCCGCGCCTGGCCGGGGCACACGGCGCGCAGGTGTGGTTCCGCGGCGCGCGCCACCCGGTGGTCGGGCGGATCGCGATGGACCAGTTCGTGGTGGACGTCGGGGACACGCCCGCGCACGTCGGCGACGAGACCGTCCTTTTCGGACCGGGCGACGACGGCGAGCCGACGGCCGTCGAATGGGCGCGCTGGGCCGGGACCAACCCGCACGAGATCCTCACCGGCATCGGGCCGAGGGTGCCGCGTCATCACCTCCGCAGCGAAGGAGCTTTGCCTTGA
- a CDS encoding sigma-70 family RNA polymerase sigma factor, translating to MAVVLEADAALHDSLKLGLDADIETALTRVKDQAREKPAPAFPEHWLPLDGPVTAAVAGDHRAAARLLEIIRPLVVRYCRGRVGGLERSYSSADDLAQEVCLAVLTALPAYRDQGRPFLAFVYGIAQHKVADAHRAAARNRTEPVPDLPDSAATEHGPEQLALQGELNDRLSRLLDVLPDRQRDIVLLRVVVGLSAEETADAVGSTPGAVRVSQHRALLRLRRLLSAREQ from the coding sequence ATGGCCGTGGTACTCGAAGCGGACGCAGCCCTGCACGACTCGCTCAAGCTCGGCCTCGACGCCGACATCGAGACGGCACTGACGCGGGTGAAGGACCAGGCGCGCGAGAAGCCGGCACCCGCGTTCCCGGAGCACTGGTTGCCGCTGGACGGCCCGGTCACCGCCGCGGTCGCCGGGGACCACCGGGCGGCGGCCCGGCTGCTGGAGATCATCCGGCCGCTGGTGGTCCGGTACTGCCGCGGCCGCGTCGGCGGGCTGGAACGCTCGTACTCCTCGGCCGACGACCTCGCGCAGGAGGTGTGCCTCGCGGTCCTCACCGCGCTGCCCGCCTACCGCGACCAGGGCCGCCCGTTCCTCGCCTTCGTCTACGGCATCGCGCAGCACAAGGTCGCCGACGCCCACCGCGCCGCGGCCCGCAACCGCACCGAGCCGGTCCCCGACCTCCCGGACAGCGCCGCGACCGAGCACGGCCCGGAACAGCTGGCCCTGCAAGGAGAACTGAACGACCGGCTGTCGCGCCTTCTGGACGTCCTGCCCGACCGCCAGCGCGACATCGTCCTGCTGCGCGTCGTGGTCGGCCTCTCGGCGGAGGAGACGGCCGACGCCGTGGGCTCCACCCCGGGCGCCGTCCGGGTCTCCCAGCACCGCGCGTTGCTGCGGCTGCGGCGGCTGCTTTCCGCTCGCGAGCAGTGA
- a CDS encoding YcnI family copper-binding membrane protein, giving the protein MTIPGSLATVASRSVVTVGVAAIAALVLAGVASAHVSAHSPDQPAKGGDAEIVFRVPDEAEDAATTKIEVGFPSATPIPGADVEHVPGWTSRVTTAKLAKPVNMGKNTVDTAVQSITWTAEPGTKIGPGEFQEFTVSVEGLPTNADELVMPTIQTYDNGTVVKWDEQAAAGQAEPTHPAPSLALAAERAGTGAMGSEGGASTTATAAPASDSTARWLGVAGVVLGALGLGVALGLLIRRRAVPRTSAA; this is encoded by the coding sequence ATGACGATTCCTGGGTCCCTGGCCACGGTGGCCTCGCGCAGTGTGGTCACCGTGGGCGTAGCCGCGATCGCCGCGCTGGTCCTGGCGGGGGTGGCGTCCGCGCACGTGAGCGCGCACAGCCCCGACCAGCCGGCCAAGGGCGGTGACGCGGAGATCGTGTTCCGGGTGCCGGACGAGGCCGAGGACGCCGCCACGACCAAGATCGAGGTCGGCTTCCCGTCGGCCACACCGATCCCCGGCGCCGACGTCGAACACGTGCCCGGCTGGACCAGCCGGGTCACGACGGCGAAACTGGCCAAGCCGGTGAACATGGGCAAGAACACCGTGGACACCGCGGTCCAGTCGATCACCTGGACGGCCGAGCCCGGCACCAAGATCGGCCCCGGGGAGTTCCAGGAGTTCACCGTCTCGGTCGAGGGCTTGCCCACCAACGCCGACGAACTGGTCATGCCCACGATCCAGACCTACGACAACGGCACCGTCGTCAAGTGGGACGAGCAGGCCGCGGCCGGTCAGGCCGAGCCCACGCATCCGGCGCCGAGCCTGGCGCTGGCGGCCGAGCGGGCCGGCACCGGCGCGATGGGGTCGGAAGGGGGCGCGTCGACGACGGCGACGGCCGCTCCTGCGAGCGATTCCACCGCCCGCTGGCTGGGCGTCGCCGGCGTCGTCCTGGGTGCGCTCGGGCTGGGCGTCGCCCTCGGCCTCCTGATCCGCCGTCGTGCGGTGCCTCGCACGAGCGCTGCCTGA
- a CDS encoding VOC family protein, with protein MDKVTTDRRWNAALALGPVELSVADLDRSERYYRGSLGMELIAREGAHARFGVAGRTMLVLTEIPETKPAPSSSPGLSHVALDVPARAHLARFARHYSQSHTDGDLRDHIVSESCYVLDPDGHTVEITCGRPRDEWSWQNGLPVLVADAMTLADLAVEGLGRGQPTVGDLQLHVADRGRGAARPRGGRPRGRFVPW; from the coding sequence ATGGACAAAGTCACGACCGATCGCCGGTGGAACGCGGCGCTGGCCCTTGGCCCGGTTGAACTCTCGGTCGCGGACCTCGACCGCAGCGAACGTTATTACCGCGGATCGCTGGGGATGGAGCTCATCGCCCGCGAGGGCGCGCACGCACGGTTCGGGGTCGCCGGCCGGACCATGCTCGTCCTGACCGAAATCCCGGAAACGAAGCCCGCGCCGAGTTCGAGCCCGGGGCTGAGCCACGTCGCCCTCGACGTGCCGGCCCGAGCACATCTGGCCCGGTTCGCCCGCCACTACAGCCAGTCGCACACCGACGGCGATCTGCGCGACCACATCGTGTCCGAGTCCTGCTACGTGCTCGATCCCGACGGGCACACCGTCGAGATCACCTGTGGCCGCCCCCGCGACGAGTGGTCCTGGCAGAACGGGCTCCCGGTCCTCGTCGCCGACGCCATGACCCTGGCCGACCTCGCAGTAGAAGGGCTCGGTCGCGGTCAGCCCACGGTCGGTGACCTTCAACTGCACGTGGCCGATCGCGGTCGCGGAGCTGCTCGGCCTCGAGGTGGCCGCCCGCGTGGGCGATTCGTTCCTTGGTGA
- a CDS encoding D-alanine--D-alanine ligase family protein, with the protein MTANRIRVAVLHGGRSGEHEVSLKSGRSVIDHLDPGRYDVVPILITPDGRWAGGEGEPGGLAHAIGLFEGVDVVFPALHGEFGEDGTVQSLLEMVGVPYVGNGVFAGAAGMDKEFTKKLLVADGLAVADGVVLRATDETLTPEEIDRLGFPMFVKPARTGSSLGISKVDAEEELAQAIKLAKDFDTKVLVEAAVPGREVDVAVLEHPDGRLEAGPALEIRIDSGHTFFDYEAKYSDATTIFDIPARLDDELREAVERQALAAFRSLGCRGLLRVDFFLRDGVTPVVNEVNTFPGFTAASQFPQMWRAAGVEFPELLDILVTTALARR; encoded by the coding sequence TTGACCGCAAACCGGATCCGCGTCGCCGTGCTGCACGGTGGCCGCAGTGGCGAGCACGAAGTCTCGCTCAAGTCGGGCCGGTCCGTGATCGACCATCTCGACCCCGGGCGTTACGACGTCGTCCCGATCCTGATCACGCCGGACGGCCGGTGGGCCGGCGGCGAGGGCGAGCCGGGCGGCCTCGCGCACGCGATCGGGCTGTTCGAGGGCGTCGACGTGGTCTTCCCCGCCCTGCACGGCGAATTCGGCGAAGACGGCACGGTGCAGTCACTGCTGGAGATGGTCGGCGTGCCGTACGTCGGCAACGGCGTCTTCGCGGGCGCGGCGGGCATGGACAAGGAGTTCACCAAGAAGCTCCTCGTCGCCGACGGCCTGGCGGTCGCCGACGGCGTCGTCCTGCGCGCCACGGACGAAACCCTTACCCCGGAAGAGATCGACCGCCTCGGCTTCCCGATGTTCGTCAAGCCGGCCCGGACCGGGTCCAGCCTCGGAATCTCCAAAGTGGACGCGGAGGAGGAGCTGGCGCAGGCGATCAAGCTGGCCAAGGACTTCGACACCAAGGTGCTCGTGGAGGCCGCCGTGCCCGGCCGCGAGGTCGACGTCGCCGTGCTGGAGCACCCGGACGGCCGCCTCGAAGCCGGCCCGGCGCTGGAGATCCGCATCGACAGCGGCCACACGTTCTTCGACTACGAAGCCAAGTACTCCGACGCCACCACGATCTTCGACATCCCCGCCCGGCTGGACGACGAGCTGCGCGAGGCGGTCGAACGGCAGGCGCTCGCCGCGTTCCGCTCCCTCGGCTGCCGCGGCCTGCTCCGCGTCGACTTCTTCCTGCGCGACGGCGTCACCCCCGTGGTCAACGAGGTCAACACGTTCCCCGGTTTCACCGCCGCCTCGCAGTTCCCGCAGATGTGGCGGGCGGCGGGCGTCGAATTCCCGGAGCTGCTGGACATCCTGGTGACGACCGCGCTGGCCCGCCGCTGA